The DNA sequence GGATGTCGGTGGCGTACACGCGCTGATAATAGCTACGGGCTTCGTCGAATCGCTGCAGGGCCTCGCACGAAAATGCGAGAAGGTAGAGTACCCCGACCCGCTGCTCATCGCCAAGTCCGGGCTCATGCAACGCCCGGGTCAGGACGGTGGCCGCAACCTGATGTCGGCCCTGCTCCACGAAACATTGCCCCAAAGCCTCGTACGCCGGTAGTCGGTTCCCGTGGCTTCGCAGCGCCTTCTGGAACTCCGCGATCGCGTCGTCGAGGAGGCCCATTTCCTTATAGGCGACCCCGAGGTCGTAATGGCTCTCGAAATCGTCCTCGCCGAGCGACCGGGCGACGCCCTCCTTGAAGTGCCGCAGGAGTTCGTCGAAGTCGGCCTGCTCGTCGCCACTGATGACCGGCTCCCGCATCCGGAGGCGGGTGTCGCCAGCCTGGCCGTCATCGTCCTTGAGCCACGTCGTGAGATCGACGAAATCGTCGTCCGGACGCGGGGAGGGCGGCGGCGGCGGCGGGGCGGCGGCCCCGAGCGCGGTCCGGGCCCGATCGTCCAGCGGATCGATCTCGAGGACGCGCGCGTAGACCGCCCGGGCCCGCCCTTCCTCGCCCAACCGCACCAGCGCGTCGGCCAGATCGAGATAGGCCATCCGCAGCCGTTGCAGGTCGTGCATCGCCACGGCGAGTTCGACCCGACGCTGGTGATACGCGACCCGTTCCGGACTGACGTGCACCATCTCGTCGCCGATATCGGCGGCCGTCGACAGATCGCCATTGTCGATGAAGCCCTGACGCGCCGTCTCCAGCTCCGTCAGTGCTTCCTCGCGCTCGCCCGATTCCAAGAGCGCCTCGGCCAAACGCCGGCGGAGCATCCAGTTGTGGGGCAAGCGGCTCACCGCCGCCCGCAGCGCGTCGCGACGTGAGGACGCCACAATGGTGGCTTCGGCCGCGACCGCCGCGATCGGCAGCGACGGCGTCGGCATCACCGCGCGCGACGCGATGGGGGTGGGGGTCGCGACCTCCACCGGGTCGAGCGAGTCCGCGGCGGCATCGAATTCTTCGGCCGTGGGCAACTCGTCCTCGGCCGACGTCTCGATCTCCGCGTCCGCGTGCGAGGCGTCCGCCGTGTCGACCGCCGCGTCCCGCGGGGCCTCGCCCCCTCGCTCGACCGCGGCCTCCACCGATTCCTCGACCGATTCTTCGACCGATTCCTCGACCGATTCCTCGACCGATTCCTGCCCCGCTTGGTCGCCCGCGCCCTCGACGGGTTCGTCGAGCGGCACCGGCGTCTCGTCGGTGTCGGGCGCCGCTTCGAGGTCCACGACTGGGGTTACGGCCTCGTCAGCCGCGTTCGCTAGGTGGTTCGCAGGCGCCGGCGTGGACAGGGCGGCCAGGTCGGCTTCGACGTCGAGGAGATCGTCGTCCGCGTCGGCCTCGGTTGTGACCGGCACGTCGTCGGTCGTCGCCGCAATGGCCGGCGCCGCCGCGATGGGCGTCACAGCGCGCGGCGTGGGGCGCGGGGCGCTCGCGGCCGCCAGCCCGGCATCGACAATGGCGTCGTCGAGGAGCAGCGGCGGCAGTTCGCCGGGGAGGATGAAGTCGTGCGGATCGACGCGGAAGGGCGGGCGCGTCGGGGGCGCGTGCTCTTCCACCGTATCCAGGTCGAAGTCCAGCATCAGCGGCGTGATGCGGGCCACCTGCACGGCGGGCACGTCCATCAGGGGCACATCACCGAGTTCGAGCTCCACCGGCTCGCTCTCGAACGCCACGGCCGCGGCCTCGCCCTCGGCGATGGCCGCTTCAAGCTCCGGCACGCTTTCGACATCGAGCGGCGTGGGGTCGATGACGGCATCGCTGACCGCGGGCGGCACCACCTCGCCGATCGTCGCGGTCGCGATCGGCGTGGGGTCGACCACGATCGCGTCCACAAACGGCGGCGTTTCGGTCGCGATGATCTTCGCGATCGTCGGATCTTCCGCGGCGTGTTCGAAATCTTCGACGACCACATCCTGGAGCAGGTCCACGTGGCCGAACGCCGCCGTTTCGAGTTCGTGCGGCACCAACGGCAACCCTTCGACGTGCGGCTCGGGGAGCGCGTCGCCCGCCTCCGCCGGCGTCTCGTCGACGGTCAGCCCCTCGAGCGCGGGGACGTCGGCGATGTACTCGCCATTCGCCTCGAGCCCGTCGAGCGGCACGACCGGCACCATATCGAAGACCGGCTCCGCCACGGGTGCCGGGATCGCGTCGTCGATGATCGAGCCGGGCTGGCCGTCGTTGCTCACTGGCAGCGCGACGATCGCCGCGGTGGCCACCGGCGTCAGATCGCGCGGCGTGGCCATGTTGCGCAGGAGCTGGAGCCCCGGGCCGGGCTCGATAATCGCCGCCGCGAGCGGATCGACGGCGGGCTTGGCCCGGACGGGCGTGCGGCTCTTGACGGGGGTCCGGACATGGCGCGACAACGGGGCCGGCTCGGCCTGGCCGTAGTCGACCTGGATGAACACCAGGTCCTGCGACTTCTCCTCGCGCTGCGGCGGCCGCGGTGTGCCGTCCTCGACGGCCTTGGGCGCGATGGGCGGCGTCATGCGACGCGGGAGGGTGATCCCGGCGCGCTGCGCGTACTCGTCCACGAACTTCCGAACTTCGGTCAGCTCGGGCGAGAGATCGGCAATTTCGGCGAGGGCGCGCATGCCTTCCTCGACCCGCCCTTCCTCGCGCATGCGCGTGGCGTATTCGAGGAAGTTCCTGGTGGCGTCGCCGCGCAATCCTTTCCGGGCGCAGATGCGGCCCAGGGTGAAATACACATTCGCGCGCCCGGGCGCGCTGCGCAGGATCTTGTTGCAGAGGGCGATCGCGTTGTTGAAGAGCCCCGACGTCGCATAGTGCTCGACGGCGCGCTCGTAATACGTGATCGCGTCCGGCACACGCCCTTGGCGCAGGGCCAGATCGCCCACCTTGTTGAAAAGGGCAACATCCACCTCTTCGCCGGCGGACTCGCTCTCTTCGATCGACTTGATATAGGCGGCAATCGCCCGGTCGATCTGCTTCAGCTGCTCGAACTCAGCCGCCTTCTTTCGGTGCTTCGCGGCGTTGGACATTGCGTTCGAGGCTGACTCCGAGAGGCGGTAGACCCACGCCGGCGACCACCGGACGTGGTGCACTCCGCGCCACGAGGGTTCCCCGTCGGGCACCCCCTGTCACGCGGAGACGCAGAGATCCCGAGCCGCCGCGATGCGTCTTTACCGTGCCACGTGACACGGCCGGCCGGCAGCCCACGATCCAGTACACAGACGCTCGCCGAACCAGTAAGGCAACGCCCGGTAGTCGTCCACGCCGTGTACGGCGAGATCGGCCCGGAAGCCCGGGACGAGCTGCCCGGTGACCCCCGCCAGGCCAAGTGCGGCCGCGCCGTTGACGGTGGCGGCGACCCACGCCTCCCCGGCCGACATCCGGAGCTCGGAGACGGCGAGGGTCAGGACGAGCGGGAAGCTCTGGAGGGGCGATGTGCCGGGGTTCAGGTCGGTGGCGAGGGCAACCGCCGCCCCGGCTTCGATCAGGGCTCTAGCGGGCGCCTGGCGGCCCGTTCCGAGGAAGAGCATGGTCCCCGGCAGGAGCGTGGCGACCGTCTCGCTGGCGGCGAGCGCCGCAATCCCCGCGGGGGAGATCGCCGCCAGATGATCGGCGCTGACCGCCCCCAGCTCGGCGGCCAGGACGGCCGCGCCGCCGTCATGGAGCTCGTCGGCGTGGAGCTTGGGGCGCATTCCAAAGGGACGGGCCGCGGTGAGGAGACGCCGTGCCTCGTCCACGGTGAAGACGCCCGGCTCGCAAAACACATCGGCAAAGTCGGCGAGCTGTTCGGCCCCAACCGCGGGATACAGTTCGTCGCAGATGGCCGCGATCCACGCCTCGCGCCCACCGGGCTGCTCCCGGTACTCGAGTGGCACCTCGTGGGCGCCGAGGCACGTGGCGATGATGTTGACGGTGGCGTCACCGGCGAGCGACCGGATGACGCGGAGCGTTCGCAGCTCATCGGCGACCGTGAGGCCGTAGCCGGATTTGATCTCTACGGTGGTCACGCCCCCCGCCGCCAGCGCCCGCAGCCGCGGCAGCGCGAGGGCGTGGAGCTCCTCGTTGGTGCGTTGACGCAGGTCGCGGACGGAACTGTGAATGCCGCCGCCCCGGCGCGCGATCTCGAGATACGGTACGCCGGTCGCGCGCAGTTCGTGCTCGGCAAAGCGCGCGGCCCCGAAGACGGTGTGCGTATGACTGTCTACGAAGCCGGGCGCGAGGACGCCGCGCGCACAGTCGATGACGTGGGCGCCGGGGTAGGTCCGGTGCAACTCGTCATCGGGCGCGACCGCGATGATGCGATCACCCTGCACGGCCACGCCGATGCCTTCGCGCACGCCGGCATCGGCCATCTCGCGCCCCTTCCGCGCCCGTGCCGGCCCCTGCGCGGTGACGGTTTGCGCCGCGTTGACGAAGAGCGTGATCTCAGACATGGCGGGAGGCGGCGAAAGGGTCAGGACGCGGCAGGTTCCACGGTGGCGAACACATCGCGCACGCGCGACATCAAACGGAGCGGCGCCTGCGCCTCACCGCGACAAGCGTAGTAGCAGGCGTTGCAGTTGATCGGCTCGTACCCCTGATACGACTCCCACGGCCCATCGGGCTTGAAGTCCGGGCAACGCCGCACCTGCCCCTGGGGATCGATGTGAATCGTGGTGGACCCGCTCTGACACGGCTCGTTCATCTCGCCGCGGATGTAGCGCGGGATCTGCTCGAGGTAGTAATCGGAGTTGGTGATGACGCCGCGGCGGGATTTCTTGTAGGCGAGGAGCTGCTCCACCACGCGCTCCAGCGCGGCGGGGTCCTGCTCCTGGAACAGAAACTCCCGATTGCCGTTCTTGAGCGCGGTGTACACCGAGAAGTTCACGCCCCCGCCCAGCTCCGCGGCCTTGTGCACGATCGGCAGGATCTGATCGAGGTTGTCGTTCTTGATGACCGTATTGAAGCGCACGCCGCCGATACCGGCGGCGCGCATGCGCGGCACCACATCGAGAATCTTGGCGGTCAGCCCCGGAATCCCGCGTGCGTCATCATGCCGCCCGTCGAGATAGTCGAGCGAAATGTTGAACTGATCCACGCCGGCGTCCCAGAGCGACTGCGCCCGATCGAGCGACAGCAGCGCCCCGTGCGTGATGAGCTGCACGTACACATAGCGCACGGACGACCGCACGGCCCGCACCACGTCCTCGAGGTCGCGCCGCAGCAGCGGCTCGCCCCCGGTGAAGGTGACCAGCATGGGCGCAAAGTGCTTGGTGATCGCGGCGAAGTTGGCCCACTCCCGCTCCTTCTCGCTCGCCGGGGTCTGCCAGTAATCGCAGAACCCGCAGCGCGCGTTGCAGCGCATCGTGACTTCGAAGTTGAGCAAGACCGGACGCTTCCGCACCCGCAACCACGCGTACTTCGACAGAAAGATCGGAATGTGCCAGGGCCGGTACCGGCTCGACAGCATCAGCCTTCCCGCATGGGCAGGCGAATGCCTTCGCGTTCCGCTGTGGCAATGGCGATGTCGTAGCCCGCTTCCGCGTGACGGGCGACCCCGATCCCCGGGTCGTTCGTGAGCACGCGCTCGAGGCGGCGCCGCATCCGCTCGGTGCCATCGGCAACAATGACCTGCCCCGCGTGCAGGGAGTTGCCAATGCCCACGCCGCCGCCGTGATGGAAGGAGACCCACGAGGCCCCGCTCGCGGTATTGAGGAGCGCGTTGAGAATCGCCCAATCGGCGATCGCATCGCTGCCGTCCTTCATCGCCTCCGTCTCGCGGAACGGCGAGGCCACGCTGCCGGTGTCGAGGTGGTCGCGCCCGATCACGATGGGCGCCGAGACTTCGCCCCGCGCCACGAGATCGTTGAGCGCCAGCGCAAAGCGTGCGCGCTCGCCCTGGCCCAGCCAGCAGATGCGCGCCGGCAGCCCCTGAAAGGCGATGCGCTCCTGCGCCAGCGAGATCCAGCGCTTGAGCGCGGCGTCTTCGGGGAAGAGCTCCAGGACGAGACGATCGGTGCGCGCGATATCGGCGGGATCGCCGGAGAGCGCGACCCAGCGGAACGGCCCCTTGCCGGCACAGAACAGCGGGCGGATGTACTCGGGCACAAAACCAGGAATGCGAAACGCGTCGTCCACGCCGGCGTCGAACGCCACCGTGCGGATGTTGTTGCCGTAGTCAAAGGCGATCGCGCCCCGATCCTGCATCGTGCGCATGGCCCGCACATGCTGCACCACACTCGCGGTGGCGCACTCGAGATACGCCGCCTCGTCTTCGCGACGCAACGCGGCCGCCTGCGAGAGCGACAGCCCCGCCGGGATGTACCCCACGAGCATGTCGTGCGCACTGGTCTGGTCCGTAACGACATCGGGCGTAATGCCGCGTCGCACCAGTTCGGGGAGCACCTCCGCCGCATTGCCCAGCAAGCCCACCGACAATCCGCGCCGCTCGGCCTGCGCCTCCTGCAGCCACGTGAGGGCCTCATCGAGCGACGCCGTCTTCCGGTCGCAGTAGCGCGTGCGAATCCGCATGTCGATCCGCGACTCGTCGATCTCCACGCCGAGCACCGCCGCCCCATTCATGGCCGCGGCCAACGGCTGCGCGCCCCCCATGCCGCCCAATCCCGCCGTGACGACCAGGCGCCCCGAGAGCGTACCACCGAAGTGTCGGTCGGCCACCGCCGCGAACGTTTCGTACGTGCCCTGCACGATGCCCTGCGAGCCGATGTAGATCCACGAGCCCGCGGTCATCTGCCCGTACATCGTGAGCCCCAGCTGCTCGAGGCGGCGGAACTCGGCCCACGTGGCCCAGCGGCCGACGAGATTGGCGTTCGCCAGCAAGACGCGCGGCGCGTCGACATGCGTCTTGAAGACGGCGACGGGCTTGCCGCTCTGCACGAGCATCGTTTCGTCGTCGGCCAGCGTCTCGAGTGTGCGCACGATGGCGTCGAAGGCCGCCCAGCTGCGCGCGGCACGACCGGTGCCGCCGTACACCACGAGATCATCGGGGCGCTCCGCCACCTCGGCATCGAGGTTGTTCATCAGCATGCGGAGCGCGGCTTCCTGCTCCCACCCGCGGCACCGAAGCGTGGCCCCACGGGGCGCGCGTACCGGACGCGGGCCGGAGACGGTGGACGAAGGCATGGCGAGGGTGGTCATGCGAGCACCGGGTCGGTAATCGAGTCAAAGGCCCCGGCGGCGAGCGCCAGACCGAGGCGGGTGATGTCGGGGGAGGGCGAGCGGTCTCCGGCCGCCTTCGCGACGAATTGACGGACGATGGCGTGCGCGGCTTCCACGGGCTGACTGCTTCGCAGGGGCCGCCGATGTTCGAGGCCTTCGGCCGCGGTGATGAGCTCGATGGCCAGTACGTGCCGGAGGTTTCGCACCGAGCGCCGCAACTTGGTGGCCGCGCCCATCGCCATCGGCACGATGTCTTCCTTGTTGCCGTCGGTGGGGATGGAATCGACACTCGCCGGATGCGCCAGCTGCTTGCACTCGCTCGCGAGTGCGGCCGCCGTGACCTGCGACATCATGTGTCCCGACTCCAGCCCCGGCTCCGCCGCCAGGAACGCCGGCAGCCCCTGATTGAGATCGGGGTGCACGAGCCGATCGATACGACGCTCCGCCACCACCGCCAGGTTCGCGCTGATGATCGCGAGGAAGTCACTCGCCATCCCCACCGCCTGCCCGTGGAAGTTGCCACCGCTCAGCAGCTCCCCGCTCTCCATCACGAGCGGGTTGTCGGTCGCCGCATTCAGCTCGCGCGTGATGATCGCACTCGCAAAGCGCAGGGTATCGAGGGCCGGGCCATGCACCTGCGGCACACAACGCAGCGCGTAGGCATCCTGCACCCGGGGATCGCCGAACCGGTGCGATTCGCGCACTTCGCTCTCGCCCAGCAGTCGCCGGAGGATCGCCGCGGACTCGGCCTGCCCAAGTTGGCCACGCGCCTCCTGGATGCGCGCATCGAACGCGTCGG is a window from the Gemmatimonadaceae bacterium genome containing:
- a CDS encoding tetratricopeptide repeat protein translates to MSNAAKHRKKAAEFEQLKQIDRAIAAYIKSIEESESAGEEVDVALFNKVGDLALRQGRVPDAITYYERAVEHYATSGLFNNAIALCNKILRSAPGRANVYFTLGRICARKGLRGDATRNFLEYATRMREEGRVEEGMRALAEIADLSPELTEVRKFVDEYAQRAGITLPRRMTPPIAPKAVEDGTPRPPQREEKSQDLVFIQVDYGQAEPAPLSRHVRTPVKSRTPVRAKPAVDPLAAAIIEPGPGLQLLRNMATPRDLTPVATAAIVALPVSNDGQPGSIIDDAIPAPVAEPVFDMVPVVPLDGLEANGEYIADVPALEGLTVDETPAEAGDALPEPHVEGLPLVPHELETAAFGHVDLLQDVVVEDFEHAAEDPTIAKIIATETPPFVDAIVVDPTPIATATIGEVVPPAVSDAVIDPTPLDVESVPELEAAIAEGEAAAVAFESEPVELELGDVPLMDVPAVQVARITPLMLDFDLDTVEEHAPPTRPPFRVDPHDFILPGELPPLLLDDAIVDAGLAAASAPRPTPRAVTPIAAAPAIAATTDDVPVTTEADADDDLLDVEADLAALSTPAPANHLANAADEAVTPVVDLEAAPDTDETPVPLDEPVEGAGDQAGQESVEESVEESVEESVEESVEAAVERGGEAPRDAAVDTADASHADAEIETSAEDELPTAEEFDAAADSLDPVEVATPTPIASRAVMPTPSLPIAAVAAEATIVASSRRDALRAAVSRLPHNWMLRRRLAEALLESGEREEALTELETARQGFIDNGDLSTAADIGDEMVHVSPERVAYHQRRVELAVAMHDLQRLRMAYLDLADALVRLGEEGRARAVYARVLEIDPLDDRARTALGAAAPPPPPPSPRPDDDFVDLTTWLKDDDGQAGDTRLRMREPVISGDEQADFDELLRHFKEGVARSLGEDDFESHYDLGVAYKEMGLLDDAIAEFQKALRSHGNRLPAYEALGQCFVEQGRHQVAATVLTRALHEPGLGDEQRVGVLYLLAFSCEALQRFDEARSYYQRVYATDIQFRDAAARLAALEHIAR
- the hutI gene encoding imidazolonepropionase, with translation MSEITLFVNAAQTVTAQGPARARKGREMADAGVREGIGVAVQGDRIIAVAPDDELHRTYPGAHVIDCARGVLAPGFVDSHTHTVFGAARFAEHELRATGVPYLEIARRGGGIHSSVRDLRQRTNEELHALALPRLRALAAGGVTTVEIKSGYGLTVADELRTLRVIRSLAGDATVNIIATCLGAHEVPLEYREQPGGREAWIAAICDELYPAVGAEQLADFADVFCEPGVFTVDEARRLLTAARPFGMRPKLHADELHDGGAAVLAAELGAVSADHLAAISPAGIAALAASETVATLLPGTMLFLGTGRQAPARALIEAGAAVALATDLNPGTSPLQSFPLVLTLAVSELRMSAGEAWVAATVNGAAALGLAGVTGQLVPGFRADLAVHGVDDYRALPYWFGERLCTGSWAAGRPCHVAR
- a CDS encoding radical SAM protein, producing MLSSRYRPWHIPIFLSKYAWLRVRKRPVLLNFEVTMRCNARCGFCDYWQTPASEKEREWANFAAITKHFAPMLVTFTGGEPLLRRDLEDVVRAVRSSVRYVYVQLITHGALLSLDRAQSLWDAGVDQFNISLDYLDGRHDDARGIPGLTAKILDVVPRMRAAGIGGVRFNTVIKNDNLDQILPIVHKAAELGGGVNFSVYTALKNGNREFLFQEQDPAALERVVEQLLAYKKSRRGVITNSDYYLEQIPRYIRGEMNEPCQSGSTTIHIDPQGQVRRCPDFKPDGPWESYQGYEPINCNACYYACRGEAQAPLRLMSRVRDVFATVEPAAS
- the hutU gene encoding urocanate hydratase, whose translation is MTTLAMPSSTVSGPRPVRAPRGATLRCRGWEQEAALRMLMNNLDAEVAERPDDLVVYGGTGRAARSWAAFDAIVRTLETLADDETMLVQSGKPVAVFKTHVDAPRVLLANANLVGRWATWAEFRRLEQLGLTMYGQMTAGSWIYIGSQGIVQGTYETFAAVADRHFGGTLSGRLVVTAGLGGMGGAQPLAAAMNGAAVLGVEIDESRIDMRIRTRYCDRKTASLDEALTWLQEAQAERRGLSVGLLGNAAEVLPELVRRGITPDVVTDQTSAHDMLVGYIPAGLSLSQAAALRREDEAAYLECATASVVQHVRAMRTMQDRGAIAFDYGNNIRTVAFDAGVDDAFRIPGFVPEYIRPLFCAGKGPFRWVALSGDPADIARTDRLVLELFPEDAALKRWISLAQERIAFQGLPARICWLGQGERARFALALNDLVARGEVSAPIVIGRDHLDTGSVASPFRETEAMKDGSDAIADWAILNALLNTASGASWVSFHHGGGVGIGNSLHAGQVIVADGTERMRRRLERVLTNDPGIGVARHAEAGYDIAIATAEREGIRLPMREG
- the hutH gene encoding histidine ammonia-lyase, which gives rise to MLQLDGRSLRIADVVAVADERVPVALSAEARARMQRTRAVVDGAIAKGAPVYGINTGFGKLSEVTIPNDRLAALQRNLVRSHAAGVGDALPEREVRAMMLLRANVLATGYAGARPEVVDAVLAMLNAGVWPVVPEQGSVGASGDLAPLAHLALVLIGEGIARYQGQEGEAAAILQAAGLTPLTLAAKEGLALINGTQAHTAVAALAAAELERLWRAAHIATAMSLEALLGTPDAFDARIQEARGQLGQAESAAILRRLLGESEVRESHRFGDPRVQDAYALRCVPQVHGPALDTLRFASAIITRELNAATDNPLVMESGELLSGGNFHGQAVGMASDFLAIISANLAVVAERRIDRLVHPDLNQGLPAFLAAEPGLESGHMMSQVTAAALASECKQLAHPASVDSIPTDGNKEDIVPMAMGAATKLRRSVRNLRHVLAIELITAAEGLEHRRPLRSSQPVEAAHAIVRQFVAKAAGDRSPSPDITRLGLALAAGAFDSITDPVLA